CTACATGACCATCGGGGTAATCTTTCGCCAACGCGTCGACGGGGCGGTCATGAGCCTGAAACTCCAGGGGTATCGCACTGGTGATCGGCATGGGGACCAAGCCTCAAAAAAGGCGAAATTTGGGACGTATTTGGCGACGTCGTCAGCGTAACACCGCCCACACGCCCAGACCAAGCCCAAACCAGGCCGAACGGAGGCCGAATCCCTTACCGCAGCGTTGCACCATGCGCACCGTTCAGAACGGTTTGACGATCACGAGCGCGACGACGATCGCCATCGAAATGAGGGTGACGGGCAGCGCACGTCCGAACACTGCAGGTGGCTGCGTGCTCTCGTCGCGCTCCAGACGCCGCAATGTGGCCGACAACCGACCGTGTAACGCCGATAGAACGATCACGAAAACAAGCTTCGCCATGAGCCAGGGGGCGTGCCACCAGTTGGCCATGATGGCGAGCGTCGGCCCCGTGATCCACACCACGATCAATGCGGGCGACGCCAGTGCGTAGTCCGCCCGTCGCGCCACGCGGCGCCACTCGGGCTGCGCCAGACGCCCGCCCAGCGCCATCGTCACAAGCCCCGCAATGAACGTGATGACCGCGATCAGGTGCACCGCCTTGATCCAGAGATAGAGCATCGGATGTCTCCTGTTAGGTTCGAACGATTATTTCCATCCATGCAACAGTTGCTTGTAATAAGTCGTCTTTATCGCGAGAGGTGACATTAATACACTTCAACTGTCGACGATGAATTGAACATCGCCTCTTTCAAAAGACAGGAGAAATATCATGAAGCGCACCCTTATTACTTCGGCTTTGGTTTCCGCAATGCTGGCTGTTTCGGCCGGTTCGGCTTTCGCCAGCGATGCATTCGACGGCCCCTCGGAATTCTCGTGGGTTCCGCAAACCAGCGCCCTGAGCCGCGCCCAGGTTCGTGACGAACTCATTCAGGCGCAGCAAGCCGGTCTCGTGGTGCAACACGACGCCGTCTACCCGAAGGCAGCGCCGAGCGCACAGCCGGTCGCAGCCAGCGCCCCGATCACGATGGGCTCGGTGGGCGGTCAGCAACGTGCCGGCACGACCTACTTCGGTTCGTAATGTAACTCGCCGCGCTGCGGACCTCTTGCCTGACGAGAGGCCGCGGCGCGGCGCGCGTTCTGCGCATAACGACGCACCGGTTGCCGGTGCTCAGTGTGATCTCCGGTCTTTTCCGACCTAAGACTCCTGTCGCTGTGCGTAGCGGTTCGACGCACAGGACTTTGCCCGTCGCTTCGGCGACGGGCTTTTTTAGCCGGGATGCTACCCGCCAAAAAACCGGCGACAGGTCCACAGTTGGTCGACAGTAGGCCGAAGAAGCAGGACGTACAAAAACGAAGAAGCCCGCATTGGCGGGCTTCTTTGCGTTTACCGGTCCGATGGCCAACGCGGCCATCGGGGGTGACAATGCCTTACTTCGCGAACGACTTCGCCAGGAATTCGAGCGCACGGCCGTGAGCCAGCGCGGCCGACGGCTGATGGTACGACTCGCGCGACCAGCAGTTGAAGCCGTGATCTGCGTTCGGGTACACAAACACTTCGGTGTTCGGACGCGACTTCACCGCGTCGCTCACCTGCGTGACGATGTCCGGCGTGATGTGGCTGTCGAGCGCGCCGTAGTGGAACTGCGTCGGCACGTTGAGGTTGGCCGCTTCGCTCAGATAGTTGTGAATGCCGCCGCCGTAGTACGGCACGGCAGCGTCGACCAGACCGCGTGCGGCGCTCAGGTACGACAGCAGTCCACCGAAGCAGTAGCCAATGGCGGCGACCTTGGCACCCGCATCCAGCTTGCCGCGCAGCGCCTTTACCGTCGCTTCGACATCCTTCACCGCCTTCTCGACGTCGACCGCCTTGCGCAGTTCCATCGCACGGCCCCAGTCGTCGCCCGAGTAGCCGAGTTCGACGCGCGGTGCCGAGCGCCAGAAGATGTCCGGTGCGAGCACGACATAACCGTCCATCGCGTACTGATCGGCCACGCCACGAATGTGCTCGTTCACGCCGAAGATTTCCTGCACCAGCACGACGCCCTGGGCGTTGGCCGTCTTACCATTCGGCGGCAATGCCAGATAGGCATCGAAGGCGCCATCCACGGTTTCAACACGAATCCATTGACTGTTCGACACGGAAGTTGCTCCATCAAAAGGGGGGAAATGCCTGCGCCCTGACATCGAAAAACGCCCGCGGGGGGATCGGGCGCGGCCGCTCGATACGTTCGAACTGGCCAGACGCAGTTAGGCCGGATCAGTATAGGGACTTTTGAGACGATTCACAGCGCGCCGGAAAGCCCGCCGGACAAGGCCCGACGCCACTTTACGCGACGCATCGCGCGACCTCCTGCCGCAGAAATCACGTCTTGTCGCGCGTCCTGCGCCGTTCATCGTTTCGACGTTCGAACCCACTGCGGCTCAGTCTGACGCTCTCAAGAGCGCTGCTTCCAGCAGTTTCACCACGCCGCCGAACCCCGCCACCTGCGCGGAGTCGATGCCGTACAGCGCGCTCAGCGAGGGTCCGGGATTCAGGAAATCCACCCGTACATCGTCGGCGCTTGCCGCCCACACCATCACTTTCAATGGCAATTCCAGTCCTGCATGGGGGTTTGCGGCCATGACGGGCGTACCGCCCTTCGGATTACCGAACAGCACGAGCCGGGTCGGACGCAGCGATGTCCCCGCCGAGGCCGCCGCCGCGCTCTGGTCGATGTCGGCGAAGATGGTCATGCCGTGCTGCTTGAGCGCATCGATCACGCGTGTGAGCGTAGCGTAGAAGTCGACCGGGCTGCGTAGCGACGTAACGCTCGCCGGATGCGCATGGCCGGCGGATGCGGCAGATTCGTTGGCTTGAGTGGCTTCGGTGGTCATACAGGCTCCTCGAACACTGAGGCGAGACAGACAGTAACGCCCGCGCAAAGTTCGCCGGGCAGCCGGGCCAGTGTACCGCCGCCCTCCTATGCGCATCACCCCCCGCATCACCCCCCGCATCACCCCCTTTAGGCAGCGCCGCCCACGCGCGCCTATCGTCTTCGCCAGCCGTTCGCATCACGCCCTCATACCCGCCCCACCTTACATGTCGTTACCGTCCCCCTGTCTGCTATTCGAGGCACGTTACGCTTGGCCTCGTCGTTCGACAATCGAGCGAACGCATTTAATACGGAGTCCATATGATAAAGATTTCGATGCACCAGACTGTAAGCGGGATTGCGCTGATGCTCGCGCTGACGGTTACCGGCGTCAGCCTGCCTGCGGCCGCCGCCACCGACGCCCCGCCGCCCGCCTGCACACAAGCCGCTGCCCCGGGCGAGATACCGCCCCCGCCGCCGGGCATGGGCAAGCACTTCGGCGGCCCCGGACCGCGTGGTCCGATGGGGCCTATCGGGCCGATGGGGCCTATGGGATCTGCCGGTCACGGCGGCCCGGGCTTCGCTGCGGTTCGCACCATCGAGGAGATCGCCCACCTCTATCGCGTCGGCGGCCACCCGGAGAACGTTCTGCCGTTCTACCGCGAGACGCTAACGCAAACGCGCGATCCGATGCTGCGACACCACTTGCGCGAGGCCATCGCGCGTGAGGAGCTAAAGCCCGCCGACACCACGGCGGCCATCGTCACGTTGCGCGCGCAATTAAGCGAAGACCTCGCCGCACTCCCCTCGCCCGACGCCAAGCGTCGCTAAGTTCTGACATTCACCGCACCCGGCGACAATGCGTAATGTGTAATGCGTCAGCTCGGGTGCGCCGCTCGCACATCAGAAAGCGTATTTCGCGCCGACGTTCACGAGCACGCCGCGCATGCCGCCCGTGCCGAAGCTCTTCTGATACGACACACGGCCGTACAGCGAAAAGCTCGCGCCCTGCACACTGTTCACCCCGAGCGAGAACATCATCGAGTCGCCGTACTTTCCGGTCTGGAACATTGCGTCACTGACCTGAACGCTGGTGCCACCCACAAACGCATGGATGACGTCGAACCCGAAGTACGGCGTGATGCGTCCGGTGCTGACATCGAAGGGACGCGTGAGCCGCATGCCAAGCCGACCGGTGAACTGGTTCTGTGAGCCGATGTTCACGGAAAGTCCGTCGGCATCGGTCACATTGTCGAAGCCAAGGTGCTGGCCAACGAACTGCAACTGCGGCTCCAGATTCATGCCATACGCCAGCGCCAGCGGATACCCGGCCTCGATGGACGCCGCGTAGCTGTTGCCTCGCATTGGCGCGACTTCACCGCGCGCGTCGGTCGTCGTGCGCCCATTGAACCAGCCGACCGACGCGATGCCGTCGACGTACCAGCCCTGCTGACTTTGGTACGTTCCATAGCCATACAGACGATAGACGCTGGCGCGCGTGGTACTCGGCCCGTCGATGGCGGTCGGCTCGTAATGCAGCCATCCCATCGAGCCCGCCGCGCCGAAGCGCCACGTGCCGTTGTCGGTGAAGTGTTTGAAGAGATTGCCGCCGATCTGAATCGCACCGTAGTCGGCGTTCATGTCGTAGCCGAACGCCTGAAAGCTCTGGTTGGAGCGGTACTTGAAGCTGCCGCCATAGCCACGCATGAACATCTCGCCCGGTCCGCGATCGCGGCCGAGAATCCGGTCGTCGCGCACTTCGCCCAGACGCCGGTGCAACGAGTCGATGTCCGTCATCCCTGCTTGCAGGAAAGCGGCTGGCGCGCTCAGATAAGACGCCACCTGCGGCGCCACTTCACGCCGCGCGTCCGGCGGCACTGGCTCGTCGACACCGCCCCCGGGGTTGCCCGGCCCCTCGGGATCGACCTCCCCTCCGGGTGATACATAGGCGCTCTGCAACCGGTAGTCCCAATAGCCCGCGCCGGTGCCGACAAGGTTCTGCGTCGGGTCGGCCGTCCCGTGTGCCGAACCGGGACCGTAGGCGTAAAGCCTGTATTCGTAAGGCGAATTCGGAGCCACGACATAGCCACCCGCCAGGCTGAACGCGTTGAACGTCGATGCGCCTGCCACCTGCACCAGCGAAATCCCTTCGTGGTTGTTGATGACCCCATTGAGCGACGTCAGCGCGCCCGGACTGCCTGTCGTCGGTCTGATACGCAGCGTTGTCGTGCCGCTCGCGCTGCCTTGAATCAGCAGACGGTCGGTGTATTGATTCGATAGCGCACCGCCTTCGTTCAGATATGTGTTGAGTGCGACCGTGCCACTACCGCCCGTATAGCCGTTGCCAATCGTCACGTTGCGATACGACCCCTGACTGGTCGGCGCGGAAGTGAGCAGCGCCGTCACCGGAAAATCGATCAGGCTGTTGGCGTTGTTCAGCTCGGTGACGTTGGACGATCCCGTCACCTGCCAGACGCTGTTGTTGCTCAGGTTGACGACCGACGTGCTGCTGTTGTCCGTGTAAATGCGCCCCGTAATGGTCGAGTGGCTGGCGTCGAGATTGAGCGTCGCGCCGAGACCGGACCTCGCAGAAGCATTGATCGCACCGCCGCCACCGCTCAGCGTCGAGTTCGTCAGATTAACGTTGGCGATGCCGCCGTAGATCCACAACGCGACCCCGTTGTCCGACGTCACCGTCGTGTCCTGCAAGGTCATGTTGTAGCCACCCGCGCGCGGTGGCGCGGCGATGCCCGCGCGTGATACGGCGGTCAGCACGGGCGACGGCACATCGCTGCCGAGATCCGTGGGCGCGGCGGGGACCGGCGTGACGATGGCGAATGGCGGGGCTGGATCGGTCGACGGGAGCAACGGCGTCGTCGCAGGCAAGGTCGGCAAACCCGGCGTCGGTGGCGGTGTCTGAATACCGGTGATGGCCTGCGGCGCGTCAAACACGATGGCGGCCGTGCCAGCGCCCGTGGCGCGTATCGCCGCGCCGGTCGCATTGAACATGCCGCCGTTCTGGATACGCACGGCGTACGCGTTCGTCCCCGCCGTGGTGATCGACGTTCCCGCGCCGCTCGCGCTGCTGCGCAGCAGGTTGACCGTCCCCGCATTGGCGTAGATGCCGTACGTGCTCGCCTGATCGGTCGTGATGGAGCCACCGGCGAAGTTGGTCGTGCTGCCCGTCCACGCATAAATGCCGTAGGCCTGCGTGCCGTGCGTGGCGATGGCGAAGTCGGAGAGATTCACCGTCGCCGCGCCGCTGCCGGAAAGCAAACCGTAGGCCGTCTGCCCCTGCGTGGTGATCGAACCGACGTTCAGCGTGGCCGTTGTGCTGCCCGAAATCCACATGCCGTAGGCGGAGGTGCCTCGCGTGTTCACCGCGACCTGCGATCCGGTGACGGTCGACGTGCCGTTCACGAGCAAGCCGTAAGTCGAGTTCTGCGTGGTCGAGAGGCTCAACCGGTTCAGGTTGCCGTTCGCCGTGCCGATGCGCACGGCGTGGCTGCCCGCGCTGGTCGTGCTGACGGTCACCGTGCCGGGGGTGTTGGGATCAGTGTTCGTGTTCAGCGTGCCGCCGGACTCCGCGTTCAGTCCGAGATTGCCCGCCACCGCTGTGGAGATGGTCGAATTACCGTTGATGGTGGCGATGGAGCCATTGAACACCTGCACACCGCCCGCGCCCGAGCCGACAGCACCATTCGACGTTACCGTCGAGTTCGTGAGTGTGATGTTACTGCCGCCCCAGGAACGCACGCCCCAACTGCCCTGACCGTTCACGGTAATCGACGTATCGCGTAGATTGATGGTCGACGATGCGCCGTAGGCACGTATGCCGTCGGCGTCCAGGCCCGTGGTGACAATGGTCACGTTGGCACCGCTCAGTAGCGAGTTGCCCAGCGACGATTGAGGCATGTAGACGCCCTGCACCTGATCGCCGACGCCCGTCAACAACACACCCGCCTGACTCGCGACGATATTGACCGTGCCGTTCGCGATGTAAAGCGCGTCGTTCGGCGCGCCCGCACGGTAGTCAGATGTCACCGACACAACGCCGGGCGTGCCGAGATTCGGATTGATCGTGACGCTCGCACCGCGAAACACCGCGATCCCCGCACCGCCGAGTTGCGCGGGATAGGGCGGTACGGGGTGAATCGTCACACTCCCCTGAATGACGCCGACCGGTACGACGTTGCCGTCGTAATACTGTTCGTAAGTGAGCGTGGTTCCCGAAACGATTTCGGGGAGCGGATAGGTCTGTGCGTGCGCCGCACCGGCGGCACCCGCGAGAAGGAAGACCAAAGATGCAGCCGTCGCAACGGGATGACGACGGGGCAAGCGTTCGTGCTTGGCGTGAGTCACTCTACCTCCTGGGGGATGGAGTCAAGCAGACACATCAGTAGCAATACGAAGCGTTTTAGGTTTTGCATCTCAATGGATGCTGGCGTAAACACTAAACCAATCGCTTCGAAAACTACAGCACGGACACGCGCCGGTACGTCGCTATTTCAGCGCATTTCGATAAGTGATTATTTAAATGATTAGATTCGGTGTGCTGATCGTAATAGTAATTACCGAATCGTTGCTTTCCGTGCGCCGCGACACACCCGATACGTCACGGACTCACGTCTTTGCGGTCTCCATGATCCGTGCGTTCCACTTCGGCAGCCACTCAAGCAGGAACTGGGCAAAACCTTCGGCCGCCGGAGACGGCGTACGCGACAACGGCTGGTAGACGCAAACCTGCCGAATCGTCTCGGGCGAGACGACACGACGCATCAGCAAACCGAACGGATGGGCGAGCGCCGCCACATAGCCGGGCGTGAGCGTCGCGGCCAAGCCTTGCGAGGCGACGCCAAGTGCCGTCGTCACGTTGTCGACGACATCGAT
This window of the Pandoraea sputorum genome carries:
- a CDS encoding autotransporter outer membrane beta-barrel domain-containing protein, producing MTHAKHERLPRRHPVATAASLVFLLAGAAGAAHAQTYPLPEIVSGTTLTYEQYYDGNVVPVGVIQGSVTIHPVPPYPAQLGGAGIAVFRGASVTINPNLGTPGVVSVTSDYRAGAPNDALYIANGTVNIVASQAGVLLTGVGDQVQGVYMPQSSLGNSLLSGANVTIVTTGLDADGIRAYGASSTINLRDTSITVNGQGSWGVRSWGGSNITLTNSTVTSNGAVGSGAGGVQVFNGSIATINGNSTISTAVAGNLGLNAESGGTLNTNTDPNTPGTVTVSTTSAGSHAVRIGTANGNLNRLSLSTTQNSTYGLLVNGTSTVTGSQVAVNTRGTSAYGMWISGSTTATLNVGSITTQGQTAYGLLSGSGAATVNLSDFAIATHGTQAYGIYAWTGSTTNFAGGSITTDQASTYGIYANAGTVNLLRSSASGAGTSITTAGTNAYAVRIQNGGMFNATGAAIRATGAGTAAIVFDAPQAITGIQTPPPTPGLPTLPATTPLLPSTDPAPPFAIVTPVPAAPTDLGSDVPSPVLTAVSRAGIAAPPRAGGYNMTLQDTTVTSDNGVALWIYGGIANVNLTNSTLSGGGGAINASARSGLGATLNLDASHSTITGRIYTDNSSTSVVNLSNNSVWQVTGSSNVTELNNANSLIDFPVTALLTSAPTSQGSYRNVTIGNGYTGGSGTVALNTYLNEGGALSNQYTDRLLIQGSASGTTTLRIRPTTGSPGALTSLNGVINNHEGISLVQVAGASTFNAFSLAGGYVVAPNSPYEYRLYAYGPGSAHGTADPTQNLVGTGAGYWDYRLQSAYVSPGGEVDPEGPGNPGGGVDEPVPPDARREVAPQVASYLSAPAAFLQAGMTDIDSLHRRLGEVRDDRILGRDRGPGEMFMRGYGGSFKYRSNQSFQAFGYDMNADYGAIQIGGNLFKHFTDNGTWRFGAAGSMGWLHYEPTAIDGPSTTRASVYRLYGYGTYQSQQGWYVDGIASVGWFNGRTTTDARGEVAPMRGNSYAASIEAGYPLALAYGMNLEPQLQFVGQHLGFDNVTDADGLSVNIGSQNQFTGRLGMRLTRPFDVSTGRITPYFGFDVIHAFVGGTSVQVSDAMFQTGKYGDSMMFSLGVNSVQGASFSLYGRVSYQKSFGTGGMRGVLVNVGAKYAF
- a CDS encoding DUF302 domain-containing protein, with the protein product MTTEATQANESAASAGHAHPASVTSLRSPVDFYATLTRVIDALKQHGMTIFADIDQSAAAASAGTSLRPTRLVLFGNPKGGTPVMAANPHAGLELPLKVMVWAASADDVRVDFLNPGPSLSALYGIDSAQVAGFGGVVKLLEAALLRASD
- a CDS encoding dienelactone hydrolase family protein; this encodes MSGRRHFPPFDGATSVSNSQWIRVETVDGAFDAYLALPPNGKTANAQGVVLVQEIFGVNEHIRGVADQYAMDGYVVLAPDIFWRSAPRVELGYSGDDWGRAMELRKAVDVEKAVKDVEATVKALRGKLDAGAKVAAIGYCFGGLLSYLSAARGLVDAAVPYYGGGIHNYLSEAANLNVPTQFHYGALDSHITPDIVTQVSDAVKSRPNTEVFVYPNADHGFNCWSRESYHQPSAALAHGRALEFLAKSFAK
- a CDS encoding DUF4148 domain-containing protein, translating into MKRTLITSALVSAMLAVSAGSAFASDAFDGPSEFSWVPQTSALSRAQVRDELIQAQQAGLVVQHDAVYPKAAPSAQPVAASAPITMGSVGGQQRAGTTYFGS
- a CDS encoding CopD family protein, which produces MLYLWIKAVHLIAVITFIAGLVTMALGGRLAQPEWRRVARRADYALASPALIVVWITGPTLAIMANWWHAPWLMAKLVFVIVLSALHGRLSATLRRLERDESTQPPAVFGRALPVTLISMAIVVALVIVKPF